The Coregonus clupeaformis isolate EN_2021a chromosome 20, ASM2061545v1, whole genome shotgun sequence genome contains a region encoding:
- the LOC121534309 gene encoding zinc finger protein 154-like, translating into MEGGDSLHSLNLKQLKMAAVVCLPVVRLHRLTKDQLSLAAQKNNNKPGRKPTKKNSTTTGNKTSTGKGNDSADTKSVSSQVSPAPKWWGRPKGSKNKPKITLKLSSAILRPDAVKQEVKQEMDDLPIGTRSDEHWLSAVKPESYDPEMGNTGEPTESNPRTDALYLGIKTEDAPLYHQDGGRRLRSAAGQLFNPAALRSDPEWRPRNQKVRRFPCPDCGQKFFSKTTLELHSRIHTQYQPYSCEVCHKTFSRKGGLVEHRPIHDAERPFACHQCGRTFTFKSNLTRHMRFHSDARPYVCSQCGQGFKISAQLKSHMMSHSGYKPYVCPECGQSFVRYMSLKYHRLSHTGERPLSCPECPMTFARPHTLMIHRRQHTGETPFSCQDCGKQFKQGCQLKDHVRRKHTGEKPYKCSECDKCFITSTSRKVHMVVHTGEKPYKCMECCRSYSQSWGLKRHRCEQQTR; encoded by the exons ATGGAGGGAGGAGATTCACTGCATAGCCTTAACCTGAAACAACTCAAAATGGCTGCTGTCGTTTGTTTACCTGTCGTGAGACTCCACAGACTAACGAAGGATCAACTGTCTCTCGCTGCTCAGAAGAACAACAACAAACCAGGCAGAAAACCAACCAAGAAAAACTCCACCACCACCGGAAATAAAACATCCACAGGAAAAGGAAACGACTCTGCTGACACCAAAAGTGTTTCTAGCCAGGTATCACCGGCCCCTAAGTGGTGGGGTCGCCCCAAGGGAAGCAAAAACAAACCCAAAATAACTCTCAAACTCTCCAGCGCCATCCTGAGGCCTGACGCGGTAAAACAAGAG GTGAAACAAGAGATGGACGATCTGCCTATCGGTACGAGAAGTGATGAACACTGGTTGAGCGCTGTGAAGCCAGAGAGCTACGACCCAGAGATGGGTAACACCGGGGAACCTACAGAGAGCAACCCCAGGACAGATGCACTTTACCTGGGTATCAAGACGGAGGATGCCCCCCTGTACCACCAGGATGGAGGGAGGCGGCTGCGGTCGGCTGCGGGTCAGCTGTTCAATCCGGCTGCGTTGCGGTCCGACCCAGAATGGCGGCCTCGCAACCAGAAGGTCCGCCGGTTCCCGTGCCCGGACTGCGGCCAGAAGTTCTTCTCCAAAACCACGCTGGAGTTACACTCCCGGATCCACACCCAGTACCAGCcgtactcctgtgaggtgtgccATAAGACGTTCTCCCGGAAAGGCGGTCTGGTCGAGCACCGGCCTATCCACGATGCGGAACGCCCCTTCGCCTGCCACCAATGCGGCAGAACCTTTACTTTCAAATCCAACCTGACCCGCCACATGCGGTTCCACAGCGACGCGCGGCCCTACGTCTGCTCCCAGTGTGGCCAAGGCTTCAAGATCTCCGCCCAACTCAAGAGCCACATGATGTCCCACAGCGGGTATAAACCGTACGTGTGCCCGGAGTGCGGCCAGAGTTTTGTCCGTTACATGAGTCTGAAGTATCACCGACTGAGCCACACCGGCGAGCGCCCGCTGTCCTGCCCAGAGTGTCCCATGACCTTTGCCCGGCCGCACACCCTTATGATCCACCGGCGACAACACACCGGGGAGACACCGTTCTCTTGTCAGGACTGTGGGAAGCAATTCAAACAGGGGTGCCAGCTGAAAGACCACGTTAGAAGgaaacacacaggggagaaaccataCAAATGCTCCGAGTGTGACAAGTGCTTCATCACTTCGACGTCCCGTAAAGTGCACATGGTtgtccacacaggagagaagccgtacAAATGCATGGAGTGCTGTAGGAGCTACAGTCAGAGTTGGGGCCTGAAGCGACACAGGTGTGAGCAGCAAACCAGGTGA